From Methanolacinia paynteri:
TCGCAATGGCTAAGCAGATATTATTGAATATGATTACCCAGCGCGCTGTCGAAGAGGGTATCGCAATGGAGATCGGTAAAACATCTCCACAATACTTTGAGGCCTGTTCACTTATTGAGATGAACGAGAGCGATATCGAGGATCTCGGTATCACACCCAACACCAATGTCAAAGTGACAAGCGAGAGCGGCGAAGTTATTGTAAAAGCCGTAATTGCACGCCAGACCTGCTACAAGGGTCTCTGTCATATCAGGCAGGGTGTCTGGGCAAATCAGGTCGTTCCCCCGAGGACACAGTCCACAGGAGAGCCCCAGTACAGCGGTTTCCCTGTAATCGTGGAACCGGCCCCTAATGAGAAGATCAAGACTGCCCTTGAATGTGTTCAGGGAGCAGTCGGTCTCTGGATAGGTGATGAGTAAATGCCAAAAGTAATCAAGAACGTCGGATGTCCGTACTGCGGCTGCTCATGCGATGATGTTGAGGTAACTGTTTCCGATGACGGAAAGCATGTTCTCGAAGTCAAGAACGTATGTGCAATCGGTACAGAGATCTTCATGCACGGCGGTGACCGCGAGGGCCGTATCAGGCTTCCGCGTATGCGCCAGGAAGACGGCACATTCAAGGACGTCAGCTTTGAAGAGGCAACAGACTTCATGGCAAAGACGCTCCTGAAGGCAAAGAAGCCTCTTATGTATGGTTTCGGATCAACAAACTGCGAAGGACAGGCTGCAGCGGCCCGTGTCATGGAGAGGGCAGGCGGAATGCTCGACAACTGTGCATCAATCTGCCACGGAAGTTCATTCCTTGCAATCTTCGACAACGGTTACCCGTCCTGTACACTCGGTGAAGTCAAGAACCGTGCAGACGTAATCGTGTACTGGGGATCAAACCCTGCACACGCACACCCGCGCCACATGTCACGTTACTCGATCTTCCCGCGTGGATACTTCTCAGGAAAGGGACACAAGGGCAAGACCGTTATCGTCGTGGACCCGCGTTTCACAGACACTGCACGTGTCGCAGATCATGTCCTCCAGGTAAGGCAGGGTCATGACTACGATCTGTTCTGTGCATTCCGTATGGTCCTTCACGGACACGCAGACGATATCCCCGATGTCGTTGCAAACATCCCGAAGGAGAAGATCCTCGAGGTTGCAGAGATCCTGAAGAACGCACGTTTCGTAAACATCTTCTTCGGAATGGGTCTCTGCCACTCCGACGGAAGGAACCACAACATCGACATCGCCATCTCGATGACACGTGACATCAACCAGTTCACGAAGTGTACGATCATGGCAATGCGTGGACACTACAACATTGCAGGTCCCGGTCAGGTATGGTCCTGGGTCTTCGGATTCCCGTACTGTCTCGACCTGACGAAGAAGAACATGGCTCACATGAATCCCGGTGAGACAAGTTCGGTCGACCTTGCAATGCGTGACGAAGTCGACGCATTCGTTAACATCGGTACGGATGCAGGTGCTCACTTCCCGATTCCGGCAGTCCAGCACTTAAAGAAGCACCCGTTCATCACAATCGACCCCAGCGTCAATATGGCAAGTGAGATCTCCGATCTTCACGTCCCGGTAAAGATCTGTGGTGTGGATGACGGCGGTATCGTATATCGTATGGATAACGTTCCTATTCAGTTCAGGCAGGTAGTAAACGCACCCGACGGTGTTCCCTCGGATGAGGAATTCCTCGACGGAGTTTATGAACGCATGGTAGAGCTTGAGGGGGAGAAGTTCGATGAGTGAAATGATCATCAAAAACGGATTTGTTTTTGACCCTCTGGCAGGCATCAAAGGCGAGAAGAAGGACATCGGAATTAAAGATGGCAAGATCGTCGATGCCTCGGAAGTCAAAAAGGGCAAAGAGATCGATGCATCCGGCAAGACCGTAATGGCCGGCGGTGTGGATATCCACACGCACGTTGTCGGACCTAAGGTCAATGTCGGCCGCCTGATGCGTCCCGAGGACAAGCTCTTCAGGAGCAGGACCAAAGAGCGCAACACAAGGATGCAGATGGGATTCGCCGTCCCGAGCACATATGCAACAGGGTATGCATACGCACGTATGGGATACGCATATGTGAACGAGGCAGCAATGCCGCCGCTCCACTCTCCTCACGTTCACGAGGAGATCCGCGATACACCTATCCTGGATATCTCGGCAATGCCTGTAATGGGCAACAACTGGTTCCAGATGGAGTACCTCAAGCAGGGCGAGATCGAGAACAACGCCGCATACACCGCATGGCTCCTCAGGGCCACGAAGGGTATCGGTATAAAGTGCGTCAACCCCGGCGGTACAGAGGCATGGGGATGGGGTATGAACTGTCTTACAATTCACGACCCGGTCCCGTACTTCGACATCACCCCCGCGGAGATCGTCAAGGGACAGATCCAGACGAACGAGTTCCTCGGCCTTCCGCACTCGCTCCACGTTCACGGAAACAACCTCGGAAACCCGGGCAGTGCAGAGACGACACTCGACACGCTCAAACTTGCCGAGGGCATCACAACGAACAACAAGTTCGGTCGTGAACAGGTTCTCCACAACACTCACCTTCAGTTCCACTCATACGGCGGAACCGGCTGGGGAGACTTCGAGTCCGCATCACAGAAGATGATGGACTACGTGAACAAGCAGAAGAACATCTCATTCGATGTTGGTTTCGTCACACTCGACGAGACGACAACGATGACCGCAGACGGTCCGTTCGAGTACCACCTCAACCATCTCAACCACCTGAAATGGGCGAATGTTGATGTCGAACTCGAGACTGCAGCCGGTGTCGTTCCGTTTGTCTACGAC
This genomic window contains:
- a CDS encoding formylmethanofuran dehydrogenase subunit A; the encoded protein is MSEMIIKNGFVFDPLAGIKGEKKDIGIKDGKIVDASEVKKGKEIDASGKTVMAGGVDIHTHVVGPKVNVGRLMRPEDKLFRSRTKERNTRMQMGFAVPSTYATGYAYARMGYAYVNEAAMPPLHSPHVHEEIRDTPILDISAMPVMGNNWFQMEYLKQGEIENNAAYTAWLLRATKGIGIKCVNPGGTEAWGWGMNCLTIHDPVPYFDITPAEIVKGQIQTNEFLGLPHSLHVHGNNLGNPGSAETTLDTLKLAEGITTNNKFGREQVLHNTHLQFHSYGGTGWGDFESASQKMMDYVNKQKNISFDVGFVTLDETTTMTADGPFEYHLNHLNHLKWANVDVELETAAGVVPFVYDKNSKVCDIQWAIGLELALLAKDHMKCHLTTDHPNAGPFTRYPRVIKWLMSKQARDELLHSFKYADKVIDATIIESMDRELDLYEIAQMTRAGTAKCLGISNMYGGLTPGMNANVAIYDLNPEDMPKDPEMIESAFSRAAYMIKDGVVVVENGDVIATTPRKTIWTDAKYPLNELVERDIREKFLKYYTVELENYMVFDDHVYNTVPLEVESPAA
- a CDS encoding formylmethanofuran dehydrogenase subunit B, whose translation is MPKVIKNVGCPYCGCSCDDVEVTVSDDGKHVLEVKNVCAIGTEIFMHGGDREGRIRLPRMRQEDGTFKDVSFEEATDFMAKTLLKAKKPLMYGFGSTNCEGQAAAARVMERAGGMLDNCASICHGSSFLAIFDNGYPSCTLGEVKNRADVIVYWGSNPAHAHPRHMSRYSIFPRGYFSGKGHKGKTVIVVDPRFTDTARVADHVLQVRQGHDYDLFCAFRMVLHGHADDIPDVVANIPKEKILEVAEILKNARFVNIFFGMGLCHSDGRNHNIDIAISMTRDINQFTKCTIMAMRGHYNIAGPGQVWSWVFGFPYCLDLTKKNMAHMNPGETSSVDLAMRDEVDAFVNIGTDAGAHFPIPAVQHLKKHPFITIDPSVNMASEISDLHVPVKICGVDDGGIVYRMDNVPIQFRQVVNAPDGVPSDEEFLDGVYERMVELEGEKFDE
- a CDS encoding molybdopterin dinucleotide binding domain-containing protein — its product is MAKQILLNMITQRAVEEGIAMEIGKTSPQYFEACSLIEMNESDIEDLGITPNTNVKVTSESGEVIVKAVIARQTCYKGLCHIRQGVWANQVVPPRTQSTGEPQYSGFPVIVEPAPNEKIKTALECVQGAVGLWIGDE